From the genome of Vicia villosa cultivar HV-30 ecotype Madison, WI linkage group LG2, Vvil1.0, whole genome shotgun sequence, one region includes:
- the LOC131652574 gene encoding protein CDI-like, which translates to MSLSNENEKNQSSLPTSNGNGIAVVDSAENGNVKSKKPFKIFVGYDPREEIAFQVCRHSIIKRSSIPVEIIPIKQSDLRKTGLYWRERGQFESTEFSFTRFLTPYLADYQGWALFVDCDFLYLADFKELVDLIQDKYAIMCVQHDYAPKETTKMDGAVQTVYPRKNWSSMVLYNCGHPKNKILSPDTVNSQTGAYLHRFQWLEDDEIGSVPFVWNFLEGHNRVVENDSTTLPKAIHYTRGGPWFEAWKNCEFADLWLNEMEEYLKQTKKESA; encoded by the coding sequence ATGAGTTTGAGCAATGAGAATGAGAAGAATCAGTCTTCATTACCAACTAGTAATGGTAATGGAATAGCTGTTGTTGATTCTGCTGAGAATGGGAATGTGAAATCAAAGAAACCCTTCAAGATCTTTGTGGGTTATGATCCGCGTGAAGAGATTGCGTTTCAGGTATGTAGACATTCAATCATCAAAAGGTCTTCAATTCCTGTTGAGATCATACCAATTAAGCAATCAGATCTGAGAAAAACTGGTCTTTATTGGCGTGAAAGAGGTCAATTTGAGAGCACTGAGTTCTCTTTTACAAGATTCTTAACACCTTATTTAGCAGATTATCAAGGTTGGGCTTTGTTTGTGGATTGTGATTTTCTCTATTTAGCTGATTTTAAGGAATTGGTAGATTTGATTCAAGATAAGTATGCTATTATGTGTGTTCAACATGATTATGCTCCGAAAGAGACGACGAAAATGGATGGTGCTGTTCAAACTGTTTACCCTAGAAAGAATTGGTCTTCGATGGTTTTGTATAACTGCGGTCATCCTAAGAACAAGATTCTTAGTCCTGATACTGTGAATTCACAGACTGGTGCTTACCTTCATAGGTTTCAATGGCTTGAGGATGATGAAATTGGTTCTGTTCCATTTGTTTGGAATTTTCTTGAAGGGCATAATAGGGTTGTTGAGAATGATTCCACTACTTTACCTAAGGCCATTCATTATACTCGTGGAGGGCCGTGGTTTGAGGCATGGAAGAATTGTGAATTTGCTGATCTATGGCTTAATGAGATGGAAGAGTACCTGAAACAGACGAAAAAAGAATCTGCATGA
- the LOC131652573 gene encoding uncharacterized protein LOC131652573, whose product MSGEENKKVKAKTDSELFMNNANECDWKIFKSESCAGANAASRADMKLATTDPLSEIVWSPEKGLSLKCADKNSSLFRVVGPSCYMVLSPPQSVTYCNSITHEPVAVACVERGNADTMSDSDVKQDSKVEEENNIGKGKKVVEIEDDLHTVVEPIFEYRGSGDPRTNLASSSRNPLGEFESSAENDIRNVEAEAACAATCGVIVEEIKNETQENEMILLSDEILPVSHSPCNSGIRVAENKGKEKFLADGDANVRLSMDSESNSSVESCNSARFFSTGKKRRNFQQQQLVIGSKRVKNNAEETSGSKSYVKQESSFNNWISSMVKGLSQTIQNDSNTLALRNANADHHNARFEEKLITRRTNQDPEPKNTGFRSIFQSMYGPTLKKVGTQRFHREGESNEDFEPINMVHGINATPITCFPDNNSLAERHFQSNKFEASTGRYDAGPSQPNIEPLNYFNSKESRKNKQLGNENCSNMDLSKDKEEMASNSSSARQNTNDTDNVDSNAPSGRKETEKVDHRRDNPGSLWLTRFAPKSTSPLFNDLSSSPGFANSEQIPEVKTLVHDRIHNETDENISLKQKSNDFIAVKIECNASCKKNCGSTSSKENKFNDKAITTSPLRLAERKISHMPEEIFDAVKKLQLSRSDILKWITSHGSISELDGFFLRLRVGKLEEGLGGTGYHVAYIIDTGRHSLEQHTRKSLSVKVKGIECMVESHYISNQEFLEEEIMEWWSNTSEAGVEIPSEEELISKFKKKQLLGL is encoded by the exons ATGAGtggagaagaaaacaagaaagtaAAAGCAAAGACTGATAGTGAACTCTTTATGAATAATGCAAACGAATGCGATTGGAAGATTTTTAAAAGCGAATCATGTGCAGGTGCAAATGCAGCTTCAAGAGCTGACATGAAATTAGCTACAACTGATCCTTTATCCGAAATAGTTTGGTCTCCGGAAAAAGGTTTAAGTCTCAAATGTGCTGATAAAAACAGCTCTCTTTTTCGCGTTGTTGGACCGAGCTGTTATATGGTTCTTTCTCCGCCGCAAAGTGTTACTTATTGCAACTCTATCACTCATGAACCTGTAGCTGTTGCGTGTGTCGAAAGAGGTAATGCAGATACAATGAGTGATTCAGATGTCAAGCAAGATTCTAAAGTCGAAGAAGAAAATAATATCGGTAAAGGAAAAAAGGTAGTAGAAATAGAGGATGATTTACATACCGTAGTTGAGCCTATATTTGAATATCGAGGCTCTGGTGATCCGCGAACTAATTTAGCGTCCTCCAGCAGAAATCCCTTGGGAGAATTTGAATCTAGTGCCGAAAATGATATAAGGAATGTTGAAGCTGAAGCTGCTTGTGCTGCAACATGTGGAGTTATTGTTGAGGAGATTAAAAACGAAACTCAGGAGAATGAAATGATACTACTTTCCGATGAGATTCTTCCGGTTTCACATTCTCCGTGTAACAGTGGAATTCGCGTGGCCGAAAATAAAGGCAAGGAAAAGTTCTTAGCAGACGGGGACGCAAATGTAAGATTATCAATGGATAGTGAGAGCAATTCAAGTGTTGAAAGCTGTAACAGTGCTAGGTTTTTTTCCACAGGTAAAAAGCGGCGTAACTTTCAACAACAGCAGTTGGTAATCGGGAGTAAAAGAGTGAAAAACAACGcagaagaaacttctggttccaAATCGTACGTTAAACAAGAAAGCTCATTCAATAATTGGATTTCAAGCATGGTGAAAGGGCTCTCGCAAACTATTCAAAATGATTCAAACACTTTAGCTCTTAGAAATGCAAATGCAGATCATCATAATGCACGGTTTGAAGAGAAACTTATCACACGCAGAACGAATCAAGATCCTGAACCGAAAAATACAGGATTCAGATCCATTTTTCAGTCCATGTATGGTCCAACCTTGAAGAAAGTAGGAACACAAAGGTTTCACCGAGAAGGAGAAAGTAACGAGGATTTCGAGCCAATTAACATGGTACACGGAATAAATGCTACTCCAATAACCTGTTTTCCAGATAATAATAGCCTTGCCGAACGACATTTTCAATCAAACAAGTTTGAAGCATCTACAGGTAGATATGATGCTGGTCCGTCGCAGCCTAACATTGAACCGTTGAATTATTTTAACAGTAAGGAAAGTAGAAAAAATAAGCAACTAGGGAATGAAAATTGTTCAAACATGGATCTTAGTAAGGACAAGGAAGAAATGGCATCAAATTCATCTTCTGCCAGACAAAATACTAACGATACTGATAATGTAGATTCCAATGCACCATCCGGAAGAAAGGAAACAGAGAAAGTCGATCACAGAAGAGACAATCCAGGGAGTCTGTGGCTAACTCGATTTGCTCCGAAGTCAACTTCCCCCTTGTTCAACGACCTTTCATCATCACCAGGATTCGCAAACTCAGAGCAAATACCTGAAGTTAAAACCTTGGTCCATGATAGAATCCATAACGAAACAGATGAGAATATCAGTTTGAAGCAGAAATCAAATGATTTTATAGCTGTCAAGATAGAATGCAATGCATCATGCAAGAAAAACTGCGGTTCTACTTCTTCAAAGGAAAACAAATTCAATGACAAGGCTATTACAACATCTCCATTAAGATTGGCTGAAAGGAAGATCTCACATATGCCTGAGGAGATCTTTGATGCAGTGAAGAAGCTTCAATTGTCCCGCTCCGATATCCTGAA ATGGATAACTTCTCATGGATCGATATCTGAACTAGATGGTTTTTTCTTGCGACTGCGGGTTGGGAAGTTGGAAGAAGGACTTGGGGGAACTGGATACCATGTAGCTTATATAATTG ACACCGGGAGACATAGTTTGGAACAGCATACCAGAAAATCTCTGTCAGTGAAAGTAAAAGGAATAGAGTGTATGGTAGAAAGTCATTATATATCCAATCAAGAATTTCTTgag GAAGAAATCATGGAATGGTGGTCTAACACCTCAGAAGCAGGTGTTGAGATTCCATCTGAAGAAGAATtgatatcaaaatttaaaaagaaacaaTTGTTAGGCCTTTAG
- the LOC131652575 gene encoding uncharacterized protein LOC131652575, with protein MEDYLFDVMEFMKKPSITETFIDILLCAVPIWLAVMIGLVIGWSWRPRWTGLLFIGLRSKFRFLWTVPPGFGARRLWLAFTALSAFSICRSYWTNFKNKAKAQDPSSHSDNATSSDGIKHATRLGDKADEREQNTVTQADLEHLLHLLEGKDGVMDWQNFMERSTPNMQYKAWRYDSETGSTVYRSRTVFEDATPELVRDFFWDDDFRPKWDAMLAHCKVLEECPNDGTSIVHWIKKFPFFCSDREYIIARRIWQAGNAYYCVTKGVPYPSLPKRDKPRRVDQYFSSWVIKPVESRKGDGQLSACEVTLLHHEDMGIPKDVAKLGVRHGMWGAVKKLHSGMRAYQNARKTDASLSRCALMASKTTKISFDRNLHLSDAASLIEERGQGISNTQQNGPGLDWKWVALGGAIAVVLGIQSGAVGRALLLGAGHRFARR; from the exons ATGGAGGAttatttgtttgatgttatggAGTTTATGAAGAAACCCTCGATAACCGAAACATTCATCGATATTTTGCTATGCGCCGTTCCGATTTGGCTCGCCGTCATGATCGGGTTAGTGATCGGGTGGTCGTGGCGGCCGCGGTGGACCGGACTTCTATTTATCGGTCTCCGGAGCAAGTTTCGCTTCCTATGGACGGTGCCGCCGGGATTCGGTGCTCGTCGGTTATGGTTAGCTTTTACCGCTCTCTCTGCTTTTTCTATTTGCCGTAGTTATTGGACCAATTTCAAAAACAAGGCCAAAGCGCAAGATCCGTCTTCGCATTCTGATAACGCAACCTCCTCCGATGGAATCAAACACGCCACTCG GTTGGGTGATAAGGCGGATGAAAGAGAGCAGAATACAGTTACACAGGCTGATTTGgaacatcttcttcatcttcttgaaGGGAAGGATGGAGTGATGGACTGGCAAAATTTTATGGAGAGGTCTACACCAAATATGCAATACAAAGCTTGGCGTTATGACTCTGAG ACAGGTTCTACAGTTTACCGTAGTAGAACTGTGTTTGAAGACGCAACTCCTGAGTTGGTGAGGGATTTCTTCTGGGATGATGATTTTCGTCCCAAATGGGATGCTATGCTCGCACACTGCAAAGTGTTGGAGGAATGCCCTAATGATGGGACATCGATTGTTCACTGGATTAAAAAG TTCCCCTTTTTCTGTAGTGATCGGGAATATATTATCGCTCGAAGGATTTGGCAGGCTGGAAACGCATACtattgtgtgacaaag GGGGTGCCCTATCCAAGTTTGCCAAAACGTGATAAGCCGAGGCGTGTAGATCAATACTTCTCTAGTTGGGTAATCAAACCTG TGGAATCTCGCAAAGGCGATGGTCAGTTGTCTGCATGCGAGGTTACCCTTTTGCATCATGAAGACATGGGAATTCCAAAAGACGTTGCAAAGTTAGGAGTCCGCCATGGAATGTGGGGAGCTGTCAAGAAATTGCACTCTGGTATGAGAGCATACCAGAATGCTAGGAAAACAGATGCTTCTTTGTCGAGATGTGCATTGATGGCCAGTAAAACAACCAAGATTTCTTTTGATAGAAACTTGCATTTGTCAGACGCTGCGTCTTTGATTGAAGAGAGGGGGCAAGGCATCAGCAACACTCAGCAAAATGGTCCTGGCCTGGACTGGAAGTGGGTGGCCTTGGGTGGGGCTATTGCTGTGGTTTTAGGTATTCAAAGTGGTGCAGTAGGGCGAGCGTTATTGTTGGGAGCAGGGCATAGATTTGCTCGGAGATGA